The genomic window aatatgtAATGACATTTCTTTAGATACCAGAACAAACACTACAGATACAACAGTGCCGTCCGTCCCAGTAACATCAACAGACAAAATGACCACCAATGAAGGATCACgtaagataaatatattttgtgatgcATGTAGATAGTTTTgcagatgtaattaattaaaaaactttcactgaattataattttcaaatttcaaaatattcaacaaaaattacgttaaataaatttttggaaaggtgaaaattctaaaaatcccctgcaggattcgaactcatggcttacagattcgtagtaaaccctTTAACCAACTCCTCTACGCTGTTAAGTGTCAactttgggaaagaaactatttattgaattatacctgattttattgggtttttttcttgataaataGTACTTtacaacatggaggtgtctcCTACTACCTgaaattattattcttttctttattatttgaaGTGATATACTCTGTCATATTATcgttttattttacagaaaacGCACAAGTAATCAATGTTGAAGGCAAATCATCTGAAATGACCAACAGCTACACGGCAGTTGGAGCGACTGCCGCAGTTCTTGCTCTCCTTGCATTTATAGTCGTAGGTGCCATCCTGTGGCGGAGGTTGATTCGTCGTCCAGGTAAATAAATAAGGAATGGATAATATCTGCAGTTCCAGAACAAATTGTTTTGTCCATTGAGACTTGATAAAGTTCTTTTCAACATGCTTTATTCTGTAAAGATTGATGATATACCGAATTGTTTCTTTCAAGAAAAATTAAAGTGACAACTTTTCGCGACGCGACACATTAACAAAGCACCAGAAAGTCGAAATATTGCCTTGAAACATAAACATGTAAGCTTATGagtgttgtttgtttgttattttccaGGTCCGAGTCCGAATATTGAAATCATAAACCCGGGATTTAATGGGAAAGAAATGAGCACCTACGAAATAATACACAACCACTACCCAGAAGAGAACCTTTACACAGACATTGGCACTCTCGATATTGCCAAAGTTCACGAAAACGGTGCATATTACGATACCGCTGAACCCTTAGaagataaaaacatgtatttacgTATGTTAGATGCTTCTAGCGAGGAAATGCAACGTACTTCCAATTATTTGTCAACGTCAAATACCAAGCAACCTAGCAAAGGGAGATCGTCAAACACGAAACAACAAACTGAGGACGGTCAAGCAAACTATTATGTTGATAGTACCTACCTTGTGCCAAGACCTTCCGTGAAAAAACAGTAAAAGCATAATTTATTGACAGTAACGGATAAacaccatttttaaaatttgctctTTTAATTAGCATATCGCTACAGATGGTTCATGTTTTGCTAAataattaaactgataaacaaaaTCTGAACTTGACAATCATATCATACCTCCGAACACTTATTTCAATTTCGATGCGTTTACTGATATAATATTCcaaatgtaataaattttggTTTATGAATTATCAAGATAAGAAGTAACTTTGAAGAGACagtcttaaaaaaatacatgaatatttccaacttttttgtaaatttcaagttgacatttgaaataaaacgaATTTAAAGTATGTTCAAAACTTAAACAGTTAtcatctgtttaacattttattgtattgtatgTTTTTGTTAATGTACAGGAGTCATTCCAAGATCGATGGACTCCAAAAATGAATTAACATAAACCCATAAAAAATTTGTAAAGATAAGACACGATTTCTAATTCATATTTACTTTTCCCATTTTATTCTGCAAAGagtaactgtttattttatacatatgaTGTGTCAAAAGTACGATTTTTTACACATCATTTACATACtaacataaataataaaatgtactCAAACTTTTACAACTTAAATCATTCAAACAGTTTTCTTCGTTAACCTTATCATGCATCACTTTATTcgctattttcatttttttaaataagtatcAAACAAACAATTCTTAAAAGCATATCAAAATAAGGTAGCGAGATgtctatgtttttatttattcattttatagaAACATTAGTgatttataataaatcaatatacatacattttgaatattttatgataaCACTAGGGTTGAAATGTAAGATTTTTGAAACGAGAATGACAAAGAACACATCTACATGAACTCAAACAACTTAAACTATTGATgagacatttttataaaaaatcaaaatatatagattATGAGAGaagtttgtttcttgaattaaAATAGTTTATCCATTAAGGCCATAATTTTTGATGTGTTCTGCAGCTAAGATACATTTCCTTCTCTGACCTATGTTGAGTCCCATCTCCTTGAAGTCGGATTCAGTCATAGAACAAAACGTCTCCACGCAATCGACGCCATGTTCTATCAATGTATTCATTATGTCGTCAAGCTCGAACCGTTCCATGGTTTGGAAAAAGATGTTCAAATTGTAGcctgaaatatatttatatataaacttttattgcagaaaaatgattgtttttccATGTATAATGCAGGCTTTCAAGTTAgcgcgatcattgcagaaaaactaGCACAGCCTGCTAATTGTCTATGAAATCAATACACCCGATATATGTTCGTAGTTTTTAGTAACAGCTGTTAATTTCAAAGATGAATATGAAGAGGgagacattgcagaaaaaaatgtttttgcaatgatagctaccttcataacccgtaataatcataaaagaaagcattttattgtttatatttatactttttaaacaaattaataaattgatgataaaaagtaagtaaaattacctaaattattattaatgtacAGTTGTACATTAGATTAAAGAAACAGCCTAATCGTCCGTTATGGGAACTATATTCTGACATTATCGTGATTAATTCATGCAgtcactgattttttttaggtCGACACAATTATAAAAGGAGCGGTAGATTTCGGTCATGTCCGTTTCAAAGAAGTATGAATTACAATGAATTTCCGTAAGAATTAGAgggaaacatacatgtacttagtggATGTATACATTATAACTCataggtcatatgaaacgatttttaacactaaataggattttatttcagaaatataaagcttggtataaaCGAATGTTAAAATACGTgtagtaagattttttttgcctttgcattactgagaaataacGGTGAAAACACAGCACCTGGAAAAATTGTCTCCGCTTATCATTCTTGATTTTGTgaatttatgacgtcacaccgatgtaaaaatgcattaaaactagtgtaattttacagcagtttatttgattttatttttgcatatatgagATCATCTGTTATTGTTGTACAGATTAGTAAGTTTTAATtggtaattatttaataaaactatCAACTTTTCACTAGTGTAATATCATGATGAATATCCCGTACTGCAgtgaaaatttaacaaaaagaaaTGCTTAACCATTAATGAATTATCTTAAACCTTTTTAAACAGAAACATCTTTTTCTTCTTCGATTAGTATAATGATTGAGcaacatttaaaaagaattgaagcatattaattcatttaatttatattgcCATATGAAAAAGTCTAAggcaggccaatgaaaatgtttgagacATTGcgtatagtttttatttttaaaaatgcgaCAGTAAAATGCCGcaaaatctttattttgaaattagatCTATTGATAAATTCTTATTATCCTGACCTATTAATTTCATACTAATTGATAAGTAGCAATATCTTTGgaaaatactttgtgtacatgtgttttagcgttttattaaattagatcgCAGAAATATGGAATATGGATTTAGAAATGTACcggtatttttgataaaaaaataaattggcaTGAATGTGTAGATAATGaacagattttattttaaaagaacaagCATCCATAATAATAAATGAACGAAAAACAAAATTCCGAAAGAAATAGAAATAGAAGGGATCTGTCAGAAAACAACCTTCATAATATGTTCTAAAATCAAAACACTGCAGTACACGTGTCAAAATCACcacatttgaagaaatttctcttcaactaaaaataaaatcaaatggtaGCTAgcatatttgtgtttttttaaggtcaagatctagtaaatgattccaggcTGTCTTTTtgtttggtgctagaaccattatgatgtCATCTTTCGATATTTTATATTCAATCACGGGAaaatgacatcattttaaaaaggaggtcaagagcttgttaaatgccgtttttggagagactgtaggcaatctagatatatttcattagtaaaaattgaccaaaaatccgagatttgttacttttatccttcagaTTTCATAGACAATGGttgttttaaacatgattttaattGTGTCGgccaaaaatttaagccccggtacacccaataaaacaaagaaattgttaggaagcatcattaaaaaaacGTATATCTCGgctttcataaacctgtaggcgcCTTTCATTTACTGCGGTATCCGGTAGTCACGTTCAATATTTAAACCAGTGAAGTGTGACGTATCAGTTCGAGGGAAAACAAGTATTGATACGAGATAGTATAGTCTGActcaaaaaataattgtacataAACATAAGTTACCAAATGAATGATAAAACTTACAAGCTAAGTAACACTGAACAGTTTACCTTGACCATGTATTGGTGCATGTGCTGCGAAAGGGTTGAATGTAGTCTCGGGGTCGATACATTGGCGTGATACACCAGGATATTTACCGGTCCCAGGATAGCTGTTAGGGGATGATGACTGAGTCATCTGTGACTGCTTGGAATATACTGGTGGCTCCTCTCCAAACACAATGGCTAGAATCTGTATCAGTCCCAACAGGTCAGATTGAGgctaaaattgtttgaaaatgtacaagattcaaatcataaaaatgttttagcacCACATGCAGTTAGaacatttgttttcttttggaGAGCGTTCATATCATATTgtacaatattataaattttgactggggttgagggcaatattgattttattagcccccgagggatgAAATAtggccggtgtaatgaagaataatgacccccgtagaataattaCCGGGGATCATTTTTCGACgtaaaataatgaccccccggtcattattctacgcaaaaaaatgaccccccggtcattattctacgtagaaaaatgaccctttgcctgaagaataagtgtcagttttataaaaatgagcacactccacatgaagaaaagtgacccctgtagaataatgacccccttgtatattaaagtttttcagtatattttttagtatttgtgaaatagtctttacactattgtaatttttactgctgcagtttacagaaagtaacagaaattataattcatattcaaataaacttaaagtgaaagaaggggtatagcttagaaaataaaaatccttccgttataacaagacatTGACGTATTgtatcggggtatggttgtcatcttaaaggggcatggtcacgattttagtccaaaaaaaatttccgatcttaatgttcacaatgctttagtaaggcatttttaataggcaaccaaaatttgagtgtcattcgttacattttgaatgttgaagtgaaaattctaattttagacctaatgaatgtgttaaacgtaataaactgtttatttatgcttaaaatgaataagaagatagacaaatcagcttgaaaaagaattttttactggtatattgaacctatgtaaacaacaacagggcacgagccttgtttacatgacaaataattgtgagccatgtatcttgcttataactttacaactgaccctcaaatttcatttgatcagtagAAATACTTTCCtcaagcattgtaaataatgaaaacagaataatagaatttgatcaaaatcgtgaccatgcccctttaacaattacatttacatatatctatggtgttccgatagggccactccGACCTAAATATAGGGTGaagatgcgaagttgcaaaggcgatagtgcgaaggcgaaggagcaaaagtgcgaagatgcaacgacgaagcgcgaagatgtgatgcctaaagtgcgaaggcgaaggagcgatacgctccttcccaacttcgcactctggctttcgcatcttcgcactatcgcctttgccttttttgattgcattcaggaagtctcggtcgattacatagaatttaatgcagACActgtactcgccaaggtttttcgATTAATCCaggctattattggtacgcatgcgctaggccatcgcccttactatgaatgtttataaatattttaatgtgtacatgtgacatatatgtcTACCaatgctggctatgcctaatcattatatactccacacaaaatttaatctcctccataatgtgtacatacatatatgcacttccagactcctctGACTTTCCAGCTGTCTctttaccgtggaccaaacacagtaacattctaatttcattatatgcgacactccttgctcatgcatggatctaaaGGGGGTAGAGGGGGTCCGTCCCCCagggaaaattcaatattaacaatttcacgcagtaaaaggggagagggggtccggacAGTATCCCcctaaataatttaattttattaattttataaaaataaaatttccaaaatatgcctcggaaccctcAAACGATAGAAAGCTCCGCACTTATAAAACATAGGTGATCACAGATTACAAACCGAGACgaagcatcacctttatgagactacctttatcatattatatgaaaaccatcttttatgatcttggatattcatggattctgttttgacacttTATCGTATATCTGTTagaaaattgtatgataatcatatgatcatatgttaatcaatacaataatataaaattaaaaattgcatcctatatccttacaatatatatcatttaataccATTAAATACCGTACaaaaattgtgagatatgatattgtaacgtatgatatggcattgtattgtgttatacattattgtatttgatcaagtaaaacaatatcataaaacataattcaatatagtattatttcaaacaatatcatattgcaataaaacatcataacattgaaaaatgtgttattatattgtataatatagtatgatattgtattgtatgatactgtattatatttgataaaaaatatgatattgtattatatgataccatataattttatacaacattgtatcatatcaaatgataaaatattatgggataaaataaaatattatataatacaattatataatatatattgtatcacatgatacaataatatatattacaacatcataaaatacaatttcatgtattatgataatatatcatataaaccaatatcatattatacaatatcgtatgatacgatattttataatataacaatttcatatatacaattttatttgatatcattctatatttcagaaatcaatattatattatacaatactgtatgatacaatatcatagaacataaaatattatatcattggaatgaatattatatttgcaatatcatatgtaatagtataatgtgatttaataattatttaataaaacaatataatattatacaatattgtgtcataATATACAGTACTATATagaacaatatcatgatacaatatcatatcataaaatatataaaaggatacaatattatatcgtatcatataacgttttacaatataacatatggtattatattgtatccttttaaacaatagtgtttcatatcatacaatactttatcataggaatcatgttatataatttaacaacaactacatctatctatcaagcagatttgagtgaggtaggagatttctttagcatccttgataatggagatcaggctctgcatctgaaggaaccactgcgtttcatttataatatagttaaagcaactatgcaagctatcatctataaaacaaatcataaacctatggctcagattcagcatttaagtCTGTcatgtgcatcagtatcataagacgcaccatccatgaaagttttaggaagttaggaccagtaataactaagatatcatcatcagagggcaccagcaattaaaacctttaccTTCTAAGCATACccaacctatggctctgattcagcatccatgcctgtcaggtgcatctgtatcataagactcaCCATCCATTCAGGTTAGTTGAAgtagtaatagcttagatacaggacctgcaccaAATACTTTAACCAGATCCGGACGCCAATGCCGGgagtatagcataagctccccttgacttcgtctcggtgagctaaaaaggcgaaagcgcgaagatttgaaggcgaaagtgcgaagttgcaaaggcaaagaagcgatagtagtatcacttTTTCGCCGTTGCAACTTggcactttcgtcttcgcatcttcgcgcttcgccgtcgcatcgtTTATATTCTTCCTATTGTTCATGAATCATACTTGCATTTAGGATTTCCACTATTACAAACTGCTGGATATGCAAGTGCATCACgcagaattaatgatgaaaccaaaattatgaaaagtttactccactgttaggcactataaccaagctgaagttagtaggcactgacagcagccattacgccagtagaggttaacagccaataaggaaaatcgtcaaagtacttataaaatatattttactttatcgtcGGCATACTTGAGTAAGTTTAGTTAAtttcaagatgattaatgcaacAATAGTGTGTATGAGCATTGGTtactttggatacaataaagatcaaGGGCGATATAAATCCCTAACATGTgccctaacctcttatcaacgcttttagaaacaatcttttcttattataatcgatcagtgtttattatgtattaagatttactatagtcaggtactcttcacacatttgcgctaaaagaataaagtctactcatgatcacaaatacaacattataacaaatgtttagaatattgatgttcatgtatcaCATAGAAGAAACCAAAACTaacgcaaaatgattttttaaaatcactttcctcaagaaatgtaaataagatgaattcata from Magallana gigas chromosome 9, xbMagGiga1.1, whole genome shotgun sequence includes these protein-coding regions:
- the LOC105329133 gene encoding uncharacterized protein: MAGEWDRHGLSHSGHILVMCFTLILGQVAATPEIRVLTPNVYQYWYLTKNGIPSQESTHLAFKVQACNDAHMLLKPSNRRPIEIVLGGWSNSNSCLRTRVQGPCRDQYDGNILDCKEFKEFVISWKDGNIMVGHMNSGFRDLMLDFQLKKPLSNVTIGISTGFGATGIWTFEDTRTNTTDTTVPSVPVTSTDKMTTNEGSQNAQVINVEGKSSEMTNSYTAVGATAAVLALLAFIVVGAILWRRLIRRPGPSPNIEIINPGFNGKEMSTYEIIHNHYPEENLYTDIGTLDIAKVHENGAYYDTAEPLEDKNMYLRMLDASSEEMQRTSNYLSTSNTKQPSKGRSSNTKQQTEDGQANYYVDSTYLVPRPSVKKQ
- the LOC105329132 gene encoding tumor susceptibility gene 101 protein — its product is MASADQILRQALSKYRYADISRRDVTNAMTHFKDLRPDHDLFIFNDGNRKELLHLDGTIPVTYKGSIYNIPICVWIMDTHPYKPPMVFVKPTSTMQIKTGRHVDSNGKVDLPYLHDWRFPQSDLLGLIQILAIVFGEEPPVYSKQSQMTQSSSPNSYPGTGKYPGVSRQCIDPETTFNPFAAHAPIHGQGYNLNIFFQTMERFELDDIMNTLIEHGVDCVETFCSMTESDFKEMGLNIGQRRKCILAAEHIKNYGLNG